In one window of Bacteroidota bacterium DNA:
- the asnB gene encoding asparagine synthase (glutamine-hydrolyzing), giving the protein MCGIFGVTGINNGLSIEKCSFALDLMAHRGPDDRGEYTNNHVFFGHRRLAILDLSSSGHQPMVDKETGITIVFNGEIYNYLEIRNQLIAIGYHFNSKTDTEVLLKAFMEWGPKCLDHFNGMWAFAIWQPKKNKIFVARDRFGVKPFYYFNDNKQFAFASEPKALLEIFPECRKVNPKVLYEFLELGMLYASDSSFYSGIEILPPAHCGEYDVDKGSFITWRYWAYPECPENHEAKSILVQEFKELLNDSVQLRLRSDVPVGITLSGGLDSTAVLSASMRGKKSKRVCFTSVYGDSGRGESKWAEIASKPYGIRPIEVDAPFADWINTLQQISWHMDAPGYSPAVFPLWSLMQKARNMNIPVLLEGQGADECLGGYPQYGILSFIDKLKDLCIRPTLNKIQNATNEWNGLSTTFTSKMAFLWLIRECFPWLIKWNRKRVGAGSTLKPEFIKKALKLGAREFRFPISNNMDTVTRRLLKDFSVTILPGLLHYGDAISMAHSIESRLPFMDYRLVEWLFSQSSDVKISSGETKWILRQYLRNSGQETIGNRPDKLGYPTPLDEWLSIDNGRVPKKYLLSHDSLIQEFCNPEQISRLI; this is encoded by the coding sequence ATGTGCGGTATTTTCGGCGTAACAGGCATTAATAATGGATTATCAATTGAAAAATGTTCGTTTGCATTGGATCTTATGGCTCATCGCGGCCCGGATGATCGAGGTGAATACACCAACAATCACGTTTTTTTCGGACATCGCCGTTTAGCTATTTTGGATTTGAGTTCCTCTGGCCACCAACCGATGGTTGATAAAGAAACTGGAATAACTATTGTTTTCAATGGTGAAATTTATAATTATTTGGAAATTCGTAATCAGTTGATTGCAATAGGGTACCATTTTAACAGTAAAACTGACACTGAAGTACTGTTGAAAGCTTTTATGGAATGGGGGCCAAAGTGTTTAGATCATTTTAATGGGATGTGGGCTTTCGCCATATGGCAACCCAAAAAAAATAAAATTTTCGTTGCTAGGGATCGCTTTGGAGTAAAACCCTTTTATTATTTTAATGATAATAAACAATTTGCTTTTGCGTCAGAGCCCAAAGCACTGTTGGAGATTTTCCCGGAATGTCGTAAGGTAAATCCCAAAGTCCTTTATGAATTTCTCGAACTCGGGATGCTATATGCTTCTGATTCATCATTTTACAGTGGTATTGAAATATTACCTCCAGCACATTGTGGGGAATATGATGTGGATAAGGGTTCATTTATTACTTGGCGTTATTGGGCTTATCCTGAATGTCCCGAAAATCATGAAGCAAAATCAATCCTTGTTCAAGAGTTTAAAGAATTGCTGAATGATTCAGTTCAACTTCGATTAAGGAGTGATGTTCCTGTTGGGATTACGCTTTCTGGTGGACTTGATTCAACGGCAGTCCTCTCAGCCTCTATGAGGGGAAAAAAATCTAAGAGGGTTTGTTTTACATCTGTATATGGAGATAGCGGACGCGGGGAATCAAAGTGGGCTGAGATAGCATCAAAGCCATATGGTATAAGACCTATTGAAGTCGACGCGCCATTTGCTGATTGGATAAATACACTGCAACAGATCAGTTGGCATATGGATGCTCCTGGTTATTCACCGGCAGTTTTCCCACTTTGGAGTCTGATGCAAAAAGCTCGTAATATGAATATTCCGGTGCTACTTGAAGGACAAGGTGCTGATGAATGTTTGGGTGGATATCCGCAATATGGGATTCTGTCATTTATTGATAAATTAAAGGATTTATGTATCCGGCCGACCTTGAATAAGATTCAGAACGCTACAAATGAATGGAATGGACTGTCAACTACCTTTACATCCAAAATGGCCTTTTTGTGGTTGATCCGTGAATGCTTCCCGTGGCTGATTAAGTGGAACCGTAAAAGGGTTGGAGCAGGTTCGACATTAAAACCCGAATTTATAAAAAAAGCATTAAAACTTGGTGCAAGGGAGTTTCGTTTTCCTATTTCGAATAATATGGATACGGTAACCCGGCGACTATTGAAAGATTTTTCGGTAACCATTCTTCCAGGACTTCTTCATTATGGGGATGCCATCAGTATGGCCCATTCCATTGAATCCAGATTGCCGTTTATGGATTATCGTCTCGTGGAATGGTTATTCTCACAATCTTCTGATGTTAAAATATCTTCAGGGGAAACAAAATGGATACTAAGACAATATTTGCGCAACTCAGGTCAGGAAACAATTGGAAACAGGCCAGATAAATTAGGTTATCCGACACCACTAGACGAATGGCTTTCAATTGATAATGGAAGGGTTCCAAAGAAATATTTATTGTCTCATGATTCATTGATCCAAGAATTCTGCAATCCCGAACAAATTTCAAGGCTGATAGA